In Brevibacillus brevis NBRC 100599, a single genomic region encodes these proteins:
- a CDS encoding IS3 family transposase gives MQNKHIVVDELRDKRSVQELCACLGISRSGYYAYVKRKDNDPDEHLKRKIRSIYEERDKTVGYRRVQDELYRQYNLKVNHKKVLRLMQELGMQAIIRRKYIHRTSYETAVSDGRITENLLQRNFTAEGPNQKWVTDVTQFRVFDHRIYLSAIKDLWNNEIVAYHLSQRNDNPLVLETFKKAFEKQKDVAGLIVHSDQGYQYTSHAYHDMLPKVGAQISMSRRGNCYDNASMESFFSHLKVEALYPYDIRSIEEAQRRIEEFILFYNEKRAQRKLNKLTPVEYRRQLIA, from the coding sequence TTGCAAAACAAGCACATCGTCGTTGACGAGCTAAGGGACAAACGAAGCGTTCAAGAACTGTGCGCTTGTTTAGGTATAAGCCGAAGCGGTTACTATGCGTATGTGAAACGCAAGGACAATGATCCCGACGAACATCTCAAACGCAAAATCAGAAGCATTTATGAAGAACGGGACAAGACGGTTGGCTATCGTCGTGTCCAGGACGAGTTATACCGCCAATATAACCTGAAAGTAAATCACAAGAAAGTGCTACGTCTCATGCAGGAGCTAGGCATGCAGGCAATCATCCGTCGTAAATACATCCACCGTACCAGTTATGAAACGGCTGTGTCGGATGGCAGAATCACGGAAAATTTGCTGCAACGGAATTTCACTGCGGAAGGGCCTAATCAAAAGTGGGTAACGGATGTCACACAGTTTCGGGTATTTGACCATCGGATTTACTTATCTGCTATAAAAGATCTATGGAACAATGAGATTGTCGCTTATCATCTAAGCCAGCGTAACGATAATCCACTTGTGTTAGAAACCTTCAAGAAAGCATTTGAAAAACAAAAAGACGTGGCTGGATTGATCGTTCACAGCGATCAAGGGTACCAGTACACGTCCCATGCTTACCACGACATGCTGCCAAAGGTTGGAGCCCAAATCAGCATGTCACGCCGAGGCAATTGTTATGACAACGCCTCTATGGAGAGCTTTTTTTCGCATCTGAAAGTTGAAGCACTCTATCCCTATGATATCCGAAGTATAGAGGAAGCACAAAGGCGAATAGAAGAATTTATTCTCTTTTATAACGAGAAAAGAGCACAACGAAAACTAAATAAGCTGACGCCGGTTGAATACCGACGCCAGCTTATAGCCTAG
- a CDS encoding helix-turn-helix domain-containing protein, which produces MAVKGHKCKHYPETLKVEAVRLHVEEGWSYRKIAEHLGVQDKYRVRTWMRKYRENGDASFKDGRGNPYRVETEQDREIRRLQLEVDVLKKWLQILNREGCKTSTSSLTS; this is translated from the coding sequence ATGGCAGTGAAAGGACACAAATGTAAACATTATCCAGAAACACTCAAGGTAGAAGCGGTTCGCTTGCACGTGGAAGAAGGATGGAGCTACAGAAAGATTGCAGAACACCTAGGGGTCCAGGATAAATACCGCGTCAGAACTTGGATGAGAAAGTATCGTGAAAATGGAGATGCATCATTCAAGGACGGGCGTGGAAATCCTTATCGGGTTGAAACGGAGCAGGACCGGGAAATTCGGCGTCTACAACTGGAGGTAGATGTCTTAAAAAAGTGGTTACAAATCTTGAATCGGGAGGGTTGCAAAACAAGCACATCGTCGTTGACGAGCTAA
- a CDS encoding amidohydrolase, translating into MSLETKKWADEVAEQVISWRRYLHQHPELSFEEEKTSQFIYETLESFGNLELSRPTKTSVVARLIGSQPGKVLGIRADIDALPIHEENDVPYASGKAGVMHACGHDGHTAMLLGAAKILSQYKDQIKGEVRFFFQHAEELPPGGAAEIVRAGAADGLDSIIGIHLASYMPVGKFGVLYGALTSSTDRFDIKIQGKGGHSSQPEASVDPIVIGAQVITGLQQIVSRNVSALDKVVISVTMLNAGTAYNIIPDSMTLTGSTRCFDAQIRQNIPMWIERIVKGITEAHGASYEFTFSHGYTSVVNDKQVTKLMEDTIRERWGEEEIIYIDPLMPGEDFSEYLKKAPGCFIQLGAGNPDKGFTYPHHHPRFDFDEDAMVRGVELFVRAAQKVVME; encoded by the coding sequence GTGAGTTTGGAAACGAAGAAATGGGCGGATGAAGTAGCTGAGCAGGTAATCTCATGGCGACGATATCTCCATCAGCATCCAGAATTGTCGTTTGAAGAGGAAAAGACGTCTCAATTTATTTACGAAACGTTGGAATCTTTCGGGAATTTGGAGCTTTCGCGGCCAACCAAAACGAGCGTGGTCGCTCGACTGATCGGATCACAGCCAGGAAAAGTTCTTGGCATTCGCGCTGACATTGATGCTCTCCCGATCCATGAAGAAAATGATGTGCCATATGCATCAGGAAAAGCTGGCGTGATGCACGCGTGCGGACATGACGGTCATACAGCGATGCTGTTGGGAGCCGCAAAAATTTTGTCCCAGTACAAGGATCAAATCAAAGGTGAGGTTCGGTTCTTCTTCCAGCATGCCGAGGAGCTGCCGCCGGGTGGGGCTGCTGAAATCGTAAGAGCTGGTGCAGCGGACGGACTGGATTCGATCATCGGTATTCATTTGGCATCGTACATGCCTGTAGGGAAATTTGGTGTACTTTATGGGGCACTTACTTCATCGACAGATCGCTTCGATATCAAGATTCAAGGAAAAGGTGGACACTCCTCGCAACCGGAGGCATCCGTTGACCCGATCGTCATTGGGGCACAGGTTATTACTGGCCTACAACAAATTGTATCCCGCAACGTCAGTGCGTTGGACAAGGTCGTTATTTCGGTGACGATGCTGAATGCAGGGACAGCTTATAACATCATCCCAGATTCGATGACGCTGACGGGCTCCACACGCTGCTTCGATGCACAGATTCGCCAAAATATTCCGATGTGGATTGAACGAATTGTCAAAGGAATTACCGAAGCGCATGGAGCAAGTTATGAATTCACGTTCTCGCACGGCTACACATCCGTTGTCAACGACAAGCAGGTGACGAAGCTGATGGAGGATACGATCCGCGAGCGTTGGGGAGAAGAAGAGATTATTTACATTGATCCTTTGATGCCGGGTGAAGATTTCTCTGAGTATTTGAAAAAAGCTCCTGGCTGTTTTATTCAATTGGGTGCTGGCAATCCGGACAAAGGCTTCACGTATCCGCACCATCATCCTCGCTTTGATTTTGATGAGGATGCAATGGTACGCGGCGTGGAATTGTTTGTTCGGGCAGCTCAAAAAGTTGTCATGGAGTAG